From Penicillium psychrofluorescens genome assembly, chromosome: 1, one genomic window encodes:
- a CDS encoding uncharacterized protein (ID:PFLUO_001398-T1.cds;~source:funannotate) — translation MSTTDSSSIGVRASNVADAQNVSEVTPPTSTKKEGRAAICNPLPLTSIPHTPASNHFSDSNCLSNTSTMKRSEITPQEFDAKKLKNNHDDEELLTQGTCKLSLQKKENSHSNYSEASTIIDTNDEEETGKAAAVADAKPAARTRARVPLGELPVSEFGGLEEGQLVIINTNFSSSSADEVDNQGDKDEDLTIEHAKLAQAKKWEKGNTVKMSAVNTAGMNHILHACKPEDPTAKDLIKQNVDRLVAMGFLADQRKLTHDEKGKAMAETLALDAETFESMIPDLNKVESARDQKLLQFARMRRAHDRLQEAMSRIPDIPHQDYPPDRAPFDPAPMGSGCGQVFPAAVFAGSAGTPKAPQSRTEARARARAEAKMSAKIEKAKKDL, via the exons ATGTCTACCACCGATTCTTCCAGCATTGGAGTGCGTGCCTCCAATGTTGCGGATGCCCAGAATGTTTCCGAGGTTACGCCTCCGACTTccacgaagaaagaaggcaGGGCTGCCATCTGcaatcctcttcctctgaCCTCTATCCCCCACACTCCTGCGAGTAACCATTTCTCTGACAGCA ATTGTCTCTCCAATACCTCTACCATGAAGCGCAGCGAGATCACTCCCCAGGAATTTGAtgcgaagaagctgaagaataaccacgacgatgaggagCTTCTTACACAGGGCACCTGCAAGCTATCTCTccagaaaaaggaaaacagtCATAGCAACTACTCTGAAGCGAGTACCATCATCGACACcaatgacgaagaggagacTGGCAAGGCTGCTGCCGTTGCTGATGCGAAGCCTGCCGCTCGCACTCGTGCTCGAGTCCCTCTTGGCGAGCTCCCAGTGTCTGAATTCGGTGGTCTGGAGGAAGGGCAACTGGTAATTATAAACACGAAtttctccagcagcagcgctgACGAGGTTGATAACCAGGGCGACAAGGACGAGGATCTCACTATCGAGCAT GCGAAGCTGGCCCAGGCCAAGAAATGGGAGAAAGGAAACACTGTCAAGATGTCCGCCGTTAATACCGCCGGCATGAACCACATCCTGCACGCCTGCAAGCCTGAGGATCCCACCGCAAAGGACCTCATCAAGCAGAACGTCGACCGCCTGGTCGCCATGGGCTTCCTCGCTGACCAGCGCAAGCTCACTCACGACGAAAAGGGCAAGGCTATGGCAGAGACGCTTGCATTAGATGCAGAGACCTTCGAGTCCATGATTCCTGACCTCAACAAGGTTGAATCTGCCCGCGACCAGAAGCTGCTCCAGTTCGCGCGCATGCGTCGCGCCCACGATCGTCTGCAGGAGGCTATGAGCCGCATCCCGGATATCCCTCACCAGGACTATCCCCCGGACCGCGCGCCCTTCGATCCCGCTCCCATGGGCAGTGGTTGTGGCCAGGTCTTCCCTGCCGCGGTGTTCGCTGGCTCTGCTGGGACCCCCAAGGCGCCCCAGTCTCGTACTGAGGCTCGCGCTCGCGCCCGTGCTGAGGCGAAGATGAGTGC